Genomic segment of Candidatus Palauibacter polyketidifaciens:
CGGAGGATCTCCGAATCGAGCAGGGCGTAGTTCGCGGCGATGCTCAACCGGTCGCCCAGCGTGCCCGCGAGGTCCACTTCCATCCCGCGGCTGCGAACCTCGCCCGTGGCGAAGGCGGCCGAATAGTTGTTTCCGGTCGGCCCGTACGCCGGGTCCGGCCGCAGCACGTTCGTCTTGTGGATCTGAAAGACCGAGGCCATCAGCATCAGGCGCCTCCCGAGGAGATCGGCCTTCGCACCGGCCTCGACCTGGCGGCTGCGCGACGGGTCGAAGGGTCCGTTCGCCGAGGGAACCTGGTGCGCGAAGTCGGCCCGGGAGAAACCGTTCGCCGCGTTCGTGTAGAGCGACAGCCGCTCGCTCGGCTTGAAGACGAGGCCCAGCCGGCCGGTGAATGCCGCCGCGTCCGCGCTGCCGGACTCGCCGACGACCGTTCCCTCGTCCTCATACCGGTCGTAGCGCCCGCCGGCGGCCAGGACCCAGCGCGAGCCGAAGTACATCTGGTCCTGCACGAAGACCCCGTACCGGCGCGACAGCACCTCCTGCTCCGAGTAGTCGTCGGGTCCGAGCCCGTAACTCGACGCCACGCCCCCGTTGTAGACCGGCGAGAACAGATCCAGATCGGGCACGGGCCCGCCGCGGCCGCTCTGCCGCGCCCGCGCGTAGCGGAAGAGCCAGTCCTGTTGGGTAATCTCCACCCCTCCCAGAAGGGCGTGCGTCCCGGCGCCCGGCACCTCGACCCGCCCGTGGAGGTTCGCGGTGGCGCTCCAGTCATCGTTGGAACGGAACTGATCGCGGAACTCGCGCTGCATGCTGCGGCCATCGTCAAGGATCCCGCGGGGTTCGTGATAGTTCTCGGCCCGATCGTAGCCCAGCACCCTGAAGGTGCCGTCCACGGACAGCCCGTCCTCGGCCGCATGGCTCACCGAAGCCTGGAATACCGTGGCGTCCATCCGGGTGAAGTCGGTCGGCTCGGTCGTGCTCCAGTCCCGCGAGGTCAGGAAGGTACCATCGGGGTCGACGGGAATCCCGCGCAGGCGGTGTCCCGTCAGATCCTGGTCGATCCTCTCCAGTTCCAGGTCGACCCGCGTGCGCGCCGAGGGGAGCCAGGCGAGTCCCGCGGCCAGGTGCAGGTCGCGAAAGCCCGCGTTGTGGCGAAAGCTGTCCTTCTCCTCGAAGAACGCGGCCCCCCGGTAGAGAAGCCGGCGGGCACCCGTGAACGGACCGGTGGCTTCCATGGTCCCGCCGCGCTGGGCGTACGAGCCGCCGAGCAGAGACGCCCGAAATTCCGCCGACTCCTGCGGTTTCTTCGTCACATAGTTGATCACGCCGCCCGGCTCGGCCGAACCGTAGAGCACCGACGCCGGACCCTTGACGATCTCGACCCGCTCCACGTTGGTCAGTCGTCCCACGCTGGTGCTGAAGCCGGTGTCCTCGCCGCCGTCGAGGCTCCCGTACGGGTTGCCCCGCACCCCGTTGAAGAGGATTTCGCGCTGCTGGAAACCACGCAGGTTCATCTCGGAGTACGGATGGTCCACCAATCCGCTCACGCTCCGGTAGAGATCCTCGAACTGGGTCGCGCCCTGGTCCTCGATGAACTTTCGGGACAGGACCTGCACCGACTGCGGAACGTCCATGAGCCGGGCCGGGATGCGCGTGCCGACGGTACCGAACTCCTGCCGGTAGGACCGGGTCGCCTGGACCTCGATCGGTGGCATGTCGAAGAGCGCGTTGGAGACGGCGACTGCCACGTCCACTGCACTGCCGGAAGGGACGTCCACCGACACCGGGTCGGCCCGGTGCACTCCTTCCACGACCAGCGTCCGGGCCCCGGCCGGGACGGACGCGATGACGAAACGGCCCTCGGCGTCGCTCAGCGCGACGCGATCCGTTCCGGCGACGCGGAACTGCACGAACGGTACGAGCGAGCCGTCGTCGACCGACCGCGCGACGCCCGTGATGGACCCGGTCTGCTGGGCCGCCACCGGTGCGGCGGCGAGGACGACGAAAGCAGGGACAAGCGCCGACAGTGCGGCGAATATGCGATTCTTCACGTTGAGTGACCTCTGACTGTCTACGTGTATCGGTTGGACGCGTACGAGATCGGCGCGACCGGTCTCGCCCGCGTTCGGTGGAACGACTGTTCGGCTACAGCAACGGCTGTTCGGCTACAGGGACGGGAGCGGCGGGGCGCGGCTGCGGTGGAGGGCGAGATGAGCTGGGCCCGCGTCCCGCCGGTGCTCGGGAGGCGCGAGAATCCGCACCGGAACGGGCCCGGCGGCGCACGGCGCCCCAGAGACGACCACCGGTCGGGCGTTGTGAACCAGTTCGCATACCGAACAGGGGGCCGGCTCCTCGCCGGCATCGTCGTGCGTATGCGTACCCTCCGCGGCCGCTACGAGGAGGAGCGAGACCGCGACCGAAACCCCGGTCAGCAGGCGCATGTAGGTGCGGGGGTTCAGTTTGCGCCCCGCACGCGGCCGCCGAGCCTCAACTCGCGCCTCGAACCCGTCCGAGCCCGACCCCCGCGCCCGCACCCACCAGGATGAGGAGTCCGCCCAAGACCGTGAGGGGAACGGCGGCGCGGCGCGTGACCTCGCCGGACGCCTCGTCCGCGAGACGGAACTGCGGTGCGCGGGAATAGGCGCCGGCGTCCATCTGCTCGCCGGCGACGATCGCGGGCACGAAGAAGTCCCGCCACCGCTCGGCGAAGGCCCGTACCTGCGACTGGAAGCCGGCAAACCTCGCGTCCCCCGTCCCCGCCGCATCGAGGAGCACCTCCTGGGCCATGAGCGCCGGCGACAGGAAGCGGTAGCGGCGCACCAGCGCGATCTGTTCCGCCCGGCTGGCATCGTGTTCGGCCGTCACCTCCTCCAGGCGACGGTTGACGGCGTCGGTCGCGGCCCACGCCAGCGCCCCCAGGCCGGGTTCGTCGGCCACCACGCCCTCGGCCATTTCGGGATGGTCCTCCAGGTACCGGGCGAGGAGTTCGCTGCGGCGGTTCACGGCATCGTTCGACGCCTCGCGCTGGGCGGTGATCATCTGCACGCGCGACGGCAGCGGGTGCAGGAGTCCGGCCGCGATGTTGATCCCGGCCGGGAGGACGACGACCAGCACCAGCCACGCGCCCACCAGCACCGTGGCGTTCCAGGCGGAGGACCGCCTAAGGCTGTTCACCCACGCTGCGAGCACGAACCAGAAGAGCGCGTACGCGACGACCGCTGCGCACCAGAGGAGGATCCGGCCGGGCGCGCCGAAGTCGCCCGCGACGAGGATCCCGGCCAGCGAGACCGCGAGCACCATGCCCACGACCAGGAGGGCGCGGAAGGCGAGCTTCGCCGCCACGACGCCCCGCGCCGACACCGGCTGCGAAAGGGTCAGAGCCAGCGTCCCCTGCTCGCGCTCCTCCGAGAGAACGTTGAAGCTCAGGGCCAGTACGAGCAGCGGCAGCAGGTACACGACGACGAAGGCCAGATCGAAGCGCCCGACCATCAGGTTGAGGGGACTCTCGACCTCGCCGTTCTGATGGAACGACGACTCGTTCGTGTAGATGTTGACGTCGTAGTAGTACGGCAGCAGGTCGCTCTGCCCGACGGCCAGGGCCGTCAGAGGCCCCGGCGTCAGCACCGCGGTGTGGCGGCCCCGGCGCCCGCCCAG
This window contains:
- a CDS encoding DUF3526 domain-containing protein codes for the protein MTARTVIRNEWRLLMADRPLRLALGLFALLLVYALANGVVWTRFQESTVEVAQAGNVERALAIEQELTDIENGAEPASPFSDPRLPNVLGGRRGRHTAVLTPGPLTALAVGQSDLLPYYYDVNIYTNESSFHQNGEVESPLNLMVGRFDLAFVVVYLLPLLVLALSFNVLSEEREQGTLALTLSQPVSARGVVAAKLAFRALLVVGMVLAVSLAGILVAGDFGAPGRILLWCAAVVAYALFWFVLAAWVNSLRRSSAWNATVLVGAWLVLVVVLPAGINIAAGLLHPLPSRVQMITAQREASNDAVNRRSELLARYLEDHPEMAEGVVADEPGLGALAWAATDAVNRRLEEVTAEHDASRAEQIALVRRYRFLSPALMAQEVLLDAAGTGDARFAGFQSQVRAFAERWRDFFVPAIVAGEQMDAGAYSRAPQFRLADEASGEVTRRAAVPLTVLGGLLILVGAGAGVGLGRVRGAS
- a CDS encoding TonB-dependent receptor, which codes for MKNRIFAALSALVPAFVVLAAAPVAAQQTGSITGVARSVDDGSLVPFVQFRVAGTDRVALSDAEGRFVIASVPAGARTLVVEGVHRADPVSVDVPSGSAVDVAVAVSNALFDMPPIEVQATRSYRQEFGTVGTRIPARLMDVPQSVQVLSRKFIEDQGATQFEDLYRSVSGLVDHPYSEMNLRGFQQREILFNGVRGNPYGSLDGGEDTGFSTSVGRLTNVERVEIVKGPASVLYGSAEPGGVINYVTKKPQESAEFRASLLGGSYAQRGGTMEATGPFTGARRLLYRGAAFFEEKDSFRHNAGFRDLHLAAGLAWLPSARTRVDLELERIDQDLTGHRLRGIPVDPDGTFLTSRDWSTTEPTDFTRMDATVFQASVSHAAEDGLSVDGTFRVLGYDRAENYHEPRGILDDGRSMQREFRDQFRSNDDWSATANLHGRVEVPGAGTHALLGGVEITQQDWLFRYARARQSGRGGPVPDLDLFSPVYNGGVASSYGLGPDDYSEQEVLSRRYGVFVQDQMYFGSRWVLAAGGRYDRYEDEGTVVGESGSADAAAFTGRLGLVFKPSERLSLYTNAANGFSRADFAHQVPSANGPFDPSRSRQVEAGAKADLLGRRLMLMASVFQIHKTNVLRPDPAYGPTGNNYSAAFATGEVRSRGMEVDLAGTLGDRLSIAANYALLDSEILRDDDAPDNVGKPWPNSARHSAGLSSRYAVRGDVGLALGLTYVGEREQPFAGIRAPAFTVVDLAADVRLIGRFDLRVAVNNVFDTSYATASLFAARAGNIPGDPRTLAVTLTTSSLFVGR